Genomic segment of Sarcophilus harrisii chromosome 4, mSarHar1.11, whole genome shotgun sequence:
aaaaaggagTTTATTAGAATCTCATGAGAAAGAGCATCTTCCATCTGATAAGAGGTTAGTCAATAAAGAAGTGCAAAGCATAAACTGGGAAACTCTAGATTAAATAGCCTAAACACAGAACCCCTCAAAGCTCTCACCTCCCTAGACtagccttttctcccattgtttgggggatCTAATTGATGAGGTGTGTGAATGAATGAGATCCCTTCTGCTCCAAGAGATGCAGGTTCGGAAAGGAAAGAATTCACTAACCCCAGAGGCTGTggcaaaaagattttattttacactAAGAGGCTTTCCCCTTGGCAGGCCTAtttcttaagaaatattttgcaaaaaatgACTGGCAAAGATCCACTTTAAGAGAAAATCTGAGGTGGTTTGAATTGATAATTggaccaggatttctcaattgaatgaaaatttagaatttcctgaATGAGGATATGAtttcccaaaagatcaatggaagTTGATTTGTCCTTGAATAATATGATGTCTCTTATCTTGGGAGGATGGGCCCTCTCTCTACATTCCTTGAAGCCTGGGAAACCCtgaacttttcttcttttgcagatcaaagaggacttggtttcagtgattattttatacaatttttacagagttcactCAGTCATAATCATGGAAATAtaacccagaaacaaaagaatacaagtcaataataataaactcttaatttacAGAACTGCTATACAAGCAGATATCTTAGCAgaagagaattcaaagccatcatcacctttaaaagaagtatttaaatgctaattaagagatgGTGGGAAATAGGAGGGGACAAAGACCTGCAACTTTTAGCTATAgctatatttgttattataaagtctcaaatcACAATTAAGGCTATTTTCCCACAAAAATGTCTTGACTCAGTTAATTCCTCACAGAAAGGAGAGACAGGAGTCTCAATAATAAACAAAATGTCAGGGCATTTGTGAATCCACTGGATCAAAGTAAGAAGCATTGTTCAGGCTCTGGGAACTTCAGTGATGCTTCAAGTATTTTATggtaattgaattgaattgaattgaaatatgaGTTTCTTGGCATTTATCTTCCTGAGCACATACTTAAAGCTGGGAAGAAGTGAGCAGCTATATAACTATGTGACCTATGGAGCAGCAAGGTGAGCATAGGTCATTTACTTTAATGTTAAGTCAAGTTGACAAGCTTTTGTGCTACACATTGTGTTAAAGGCTGGGGATTCAAAGCAAAGTAAACCTTGCTGTCAAGGatctcatagtctaatggggaggGGAAGCAACTTGCAGACAACTCTGCACAAACCAAATATCAGAATAAACTGAAGttaataatcaacaaagggaacACACCAAAATTAAGAGTGTTACAGAAAAAtttcttgccaaaaaaagaattttatctgGGAGTGAAAGAAGTTAGGGTAACCAGaagatagagatgaagaaagaaaggattgcTTCTATAAAAACAGTTTGCAACTATAAGGAACAATAAGGGGAAATGCATGGAGTTGGAAGATAGAATAGTATCTGAGGAATAGCCAAGAGACAAAGAATAGATTTCAATATAGGGGGGAGTGAGGGAAAGActataaatatatgaaagaaacctggttatgaaggactttaaatacctAAGAGATGATTTTTGAATTGGTCATATAAGTAATGGGGAATTAACTGGGGGTGAGTAACATGGTCTGATactgttgaggtgtgagaaatgagggttgagagatctcctgacagcaatgggatcccctgGCCAATCCGCAGCCTTTGTGAAAAAATTCGCAAACCCCAGTGAATACAGGCTTGAGGTTTGTGGCAAGAATGGGTTTATTAAACTAAGGAAACAATTTCCTTAGCCGACAAAATCCTGTAAGGACTTTTGCAAAGATCTAGGCACATAGCCTTCAATTAAATTGGGTCTTCTTGTGGAGCAGAGGGGTGGGGAAGTGGGAGTGGGAACCTTCCAATAGAGGGTGGTGACCATACCCCaggccaagatttccaattgaatgagattacttataaGGTAGTTTCCCCCTGTGAAAAGAAGAGTGAGGCTCCTCCCAAAGGCCAGGAGGGTTTGAGATTTCTAACCCAGGAACATCcttcccccaaagattaaagggacacagtttacatcaattcttaagaacaaatatttaatctcttatcatatttctgaaaaaaaaaattctcaaaatgtaAAGCATGCATTTTTCTCCATAATTTAATAGGTTACATAGCAATTAAAACTCTCATGTCTGCATCTAGTTTGCTCATTTGAGTACAAAGCTAATGTAGTCAAGGTCATGGGCCCAAACTTGATGCAGGCCAACTAATTCAGTATTGTTCTATAGCCACAGATTGAAATCCAGGTCAGCAAATTGTATTTTTAGGCATGAAAATATATAGTGGACTCAGTGCATCCAGAATGATATTCAGGGATTTTGTCTAATGGGATCCCCCAAATCATTATGGTtacatattattgttattgtctgtccttcattcttttttttttttttttttttttttttttttgctgaggcaattggggttaagtgacttgcccagggtcacacagttaggaagtgttaagtgtctgagaccagatttgaactcaagtcctcctgacttcagggctggtacgccacctaattgcccctgtcctttattcttgaagagaaccgTGATATCAAGGAGGTGATGTCTTGACATACAGGTGAATtcgatttaagtgaggaagggctgtgcaatgtcacctgcttcattttcccctccagagtccaGGGTCCAGAGGCGAGATATAGATTAGTACTAGAAATGGCTCTGAATGCAATGGGTGAGCtaggtctttttaagctaaggttttcaacAGTTCTCAATTTGACTAAGACCATACCCATTCTGTGATTaagtagcaactgaggcaaagaatctcctcttttacctagttcaaaaaaaaataataataataatctaaataaataaatctgtgaggggaagaccctcagggtttctggcaaaagcagaaatgattgctatttacattcaatctgaacCAATTggacccaaataatgaccaaatggagcttggcctaggacctattggtggccaatgaaaatcagattggttttggctacataaaaatattaagaaaatgtgGAACAGAGTTCCACTAGTTTAGATCCAGGAACCTCAAATAAGCAGTGTTTCCAAATAATTGAGGATGATCAATGCCCATCCATTACCACTACTAGCAAAATAGTTCCAGATAATGGGAACTTAGTGTATAGgtgggtgctagacccccttacccaaactgactactcagaggcatcttcagatacaaagaggaaACCTTTATTCAGTCCTTGAAAGGAGAGGCCCAAGCACACTCTGGCAGACCAGAGCCTGTAAACAAAATTGTAACTATAATAGCATCTATCACATGCATGGGAAACACCCTGTTGAAGGAAGTTCTTGAAGACCAGATTTTATAATATCAAAtcaactgtatttttatttattttttaatagctttttatttgcaagttatatgcatgggtaattttacagcgttgacaattgccaaaccttttgttcaatttttgccttctttctcccCATCACTTCCCCCcagtggcaggttgaccaatacattcaactgtatttttaaaaagaatcaataaataataCACACAGTGAGATTTcatattctctatttttctcattcagtTGTGTTACTCTAAAGATATGGTCTGATGTGAGAAATCATCAACAAaaacctttttgtttcttttgcacTTTACCTTCAAAGAgatcctctatatatttgaacaatagtcttaaaaatattttatagataaaaaaaagtaaatatatcagTCACTAGTTGCTAATtctcacttaatttctcattatctttcctatTATTTTAGAAGCTTCCTCCTCCCTGTGAAATATTTTGACAATCTACCTCAAAGTATCTTTAATACTATTTCAACCCCTGCATAGattttattctgcatgtatttggTCAGAAGCAGCtggtctttctaaattcaaattcttaagAGTATTGCTACATCTTTATAAAGTACATATGGTAtgagatattaaaatataaatttgttgcTTCCTTTGTCTTCAATGATGAGAACACACCGCTATAGATATTCTGGCAAATCTGATACATGTTGACtctatttgtttttctacttCCAATTATATCTATAAATGTTCTTAGTTTTATCTGGATTAAGAATAGCTTTTGGTAGACTTgtttcctcctccctctaatTGACATTGTATTTGGTTGTCATGTCTTTCTCTTGGCAAGGAGATCATGTGCTTGCTAAAGTGGTTTCTATACTATTTTGCCCTCCACAACTGTTCAACTACTCTAAGCTGCAATTATCTACATAGTAATGTATCTCAACAATTAGTtatccaaaaaaaaggaaagaagtggaTTTCTCCCTCACTGGTTTTATTCAAGCAAGGGACAGATACTATGAATCAAGTATGTTGTAGGGGATGGGTTTATTTTTCCAGATAGGGAATAAACTCAATGGTCCTTAAATGTTTCTTTCAACCCTAAACCTCTATTATTAGGAACTAAAGAAGTTAAACATAAACTATTCATTTTCCCTTATGTTTCTATGGCATTTtcactcccttctcctttccccctccctccttcccccccaaaaaagcttcTCTCCACTAATGTAATTGTGCTCAGAAGTGAATGCTCTTGAATACATAGTAGGGACACTTCCTCCGGAAGGAAATCCCTGATCAGAATCCAATTTTCAGAGAATATCTATAAAGGACAATGTTGTAAAGGTAAAGTTCagcctaaagattttttttatcattatcactCTTATTTGTAGTGGAAGTTATTTGTTTGAGTGGTTTATTTAGACCTCCAGACTGAAAAGGTTTTTCTCTAAAGGTGTAGCccatctttcaaaaaatattacTTTCCTTCACCATGATAGAATTGCACTTCAGGgagaataataatactaataatttacTCTTGTCATGAACCTTTCATCCTTAGAGCTCAGAGCTTGTATTGATTGTTCACAAACCCTTCTCAACTGGTTTTACAGGTACTTGGCTCTTGTCCAGCCATTTAAGCTTACCAGTTTGAGAACAAGGTCGAAGACCATCCGCATCAATTTGTGCCTTTGGGTAGCTTCATTTGCTCTGATGTTGCCTGTCTGGATCTCCTCGAAAGTCATCAAATTCAAAGATGGTTTTGAAAGTTGTGCTTTTGATTTAGCATCCCCTGATGATGTGCTTTGGTAAGTTGTTAAAAACTTAGAGAAAATAAAGCGGAATTAAGTTGTCAAGTACTTCATCCCACTTGTCTGTGAGTGAGCAGCATTGGAGAGCATCCTCTCAAGGTACTCAGCACACTCCTCTCCTCTCATCTCCTTGTTTTCCACAATCAACTGGACACTTTCATTTTGGGTGGGGGAGGACCTGTACATTTGGTAACCTTTATAAAAGAGCCTGAATTCAGGTGCCAAAATTATTTGGAAcatattaaaatgtttgttttaaagaaacaCACTAGATTAGCCAAACTGGGTTGTAACAGTCAAGACCAAGACAGCACTAGTGGGCTTTTGTGAGTCCAAGTCTTTATCTAGATAACACTGActcaagacctggattcaaattctacctctgagaTATATggcaatttttgttgttgttattcagtcatttcaatcatatgcAACTCTTCATCccactatttggggttttcttagcaaagataatggagtggttggccatttccttggtcagctcattttatagatgagggactgagacaaacaaggttaagtgaactgtccaggatcacacagccagtaagtgtctgagaccaaatccGAACTCATgaggatgaatcttcctgattttatccATTTTGCCATCCAGCTGCCCATGTGACCATTAATTGTCTCTAAATATCTGTCAACTCCCcccaccatctgtaaaatgagaatgggaATAGATGACTTTCAgtgttccttccagttctaaatctaagcTATCCCccactatttgaaaaatagtattCAAAATATCAAGATAACCAAGtagagattttgttttgttttgttttttagctatAGAACATAAAAAATCCActtggctaattttttttccacttgatcaaaatagttttatttgatcattaaatattcatttgttttagtATTAGATATTCAAAGACTGAGTGGCTGAGTCCCTAGCTTCTGCAGTGAAAGTAATGGCCACAAATAAACATATCTTTGTAGATGTGCTATCTTGAAAGGACTTCTCCCTGCCACCTTTCTCTCTTAATCCCAGTTATACGCAGAGATTATAATTCCCAAaggataatttcttaaaattcctGAAAGACAGCAGGAGTAAAACAAGTTTATATGAGcttaataaaaggaagaaatgagtatGGAAATGGAAGCATTTTGTTCTGATAGTTACCGTTGTTGCCATTCCTGTCTGCTGTTTTTACTCTAGCATGAGGGCTTTATACCACAACTTGATCTCCAGAGTAAACATATCAAGCAACAACCTAAGCAGAGAGAGGAGGTAAAACAACTTGTACAATATGGTACAATCATTTTCCCTCATGATCAATCAagcaataaacattaagtgccttttatgtgtcaggcactgtgctaagtgctgggaatagaaAAGGAGGCAATCAGGAAAGAAATTTGTCAGGAAGGACATCAAGTTTATATGGTTTTTTACTTGTTCAgtagtatctgactcttcattgTTCTGTAATACTAAAGTAGCTTGTCATTTCCACCTCCAGTGGATTAAAGTAaacaatattaaatgacttgcccaaaatgacACAGCTAGCGTCTGAGatagatgtgaattcaaatctcctttagctccagggccagtgctccatccaccaTTTAGCTGCTTCACATTAGATCCATATGAAGAAAATAGCCATATTCACAGTCCAAGTATCCCTCTTTactctggagaaatattaaataatcttAATTGAATTGCCAGCAAGAATCACTCTAAGAAAGGAGCTCCTTTTCATTCTCTATGCATCTCCACTTGGGCCACTCTTATCCCTGAAGAGATGCAGAAAGAGGGCAAACACTGTATTGTAAAGGAGTCCTTTATCaggtccatggatagatttcagggagttcataaacttgaatggggaaaaaattgcatctttattgTAATAAAACTTTGATCTTTTGCAATCCTATATgtgtaaaaacattttgaaaaaagggGTCAGCAGGTTGCCAAAGAGGTCtaagacacaaaaaaggttaagaatccttgttcATCTTATTCAGCATTCACACCTCCATGCACTATTACTTGGAAGATGTTTACCTAGATTTGCTCATGAAGAGTCTTAGACAATTTATTCCTACTTTTGCCCAACTCTGAAGAAACATTATGGTATGCTATAAACTATTGAATAAATTCTCAATCTGatcattctctttatatttttgctttgtaGGTACACTCTTTATTTGACtataacaacattttttttccctttgcctttGATCTTGGTGtgctacattttaattttatgttatacCTGGGAGATGtatcaacaaaacaagaaatcagGATGGTAAGAGTCTACTTTGTTATCTTTCTGGTTAATGAAACTTCATGTATCCTAATATACCTGGAATGTAGCTATATAATTATCACTTTAAGTGAgtatgtatgtgagtgtatagtatctatatatatatatatatatgtgtgtgtgtgtgtgtgtgtgtgtgtgagtatatattaTGAATGtctaagacagacagacagacagataagaaaggaaagagaggtagTATATATGAAAGACTTGTAGACCTGTGTTCCAGTCCTGcttctgatacatactagctatTGTAACCTTGGAGAAAAGACCTAATTTCTCACTGTCATCTAAGAAATACTGTAAGTCttattatataagttatatatttcagaaaagttGCCAACCTACGTTGATAGAGGAAATTTCAGATAGTGCCATTTCAAacaattaaagcttaaaactacaaAGACTTTTAggatgtacatatatgtgtttgtatctatctatctatctatatacgtatgtatatatgtgtgtttatacagacacatatttatgtatatcctAAGtcttatatattacattatcatatgtgtatatgtgcatatgtatatttatatgattcTATGCTgccatatatttgtatgtgtgtgttatgaCAACATggaattgcataaatatatatgtgtatacttatatGGCCATATGATATAGTGGCTATAGTCTCAGTCAGAAAGATACAATGTTTTTAAACTAACATCCTCAAGTCATAAGCCACAAGAGTAGTTATCATTTAGACTCACTTGTAGAAATTTTCAATCAACTATCTAATTTAGAGCCATAAATAGGAGGATTTTCATTTGGAACAAAACCATTTGAGGGAGAGGAATGATAGGTAGTAATGATACTGACAGTATGACTAAGACTGTACTATAAGGAAATGAATGGTCCATTTCTTGCTCCTGAAGGAGTTGAATGGAAAAGTGGGCTTCAAGAGAAAGGTACCCCAGCTAAGAAGTAGGTGATAGTCTGGAAGTAGTTTTGCCAGCTGCAGCATCAAAAGACCATTAGATGAGTGACTGGGATAGTAGTAACCATGAGAGAAAAGCATGTCTTCCAGGTGACAGTGTATCTCTCCACACTAAAATGTCAGTATTCTGGGAGAAAGCCCCATTTTGCCCATGCTGCTTATGGCTctgtcaaaatatatattttaagaatttaatatATCTAATATTGAATTCATATTCTGGTAAGTTTTTTAAAGATGTGCATTCCACTGAAAAACCTTTAGAAGCCATCAATGTTAgtattctaattattatttagtattaGTATTCTACTTTTTATTACtctaagaaatcattttcttctaatttaccATTATCCTGATCTGTGTGTTCATTTCTCCCCTGACATATTCTTTGCAGCTATAATCCTAGCATACCCAGGCAAAGAGTTCTGAGGTTGACGAGAATGGTCCTGGTGCTGGTGGGAGTTTTTGTCCTGAGTGCCGCGCCCTATCATGTGATCCAGCTGGTAAATCTGCAGATGGCACAACCAACACTGACTTTCTATGTGAGCTATTACTTCTCTATCTGCCTCAGCTATGCCAGCAGTGGAATCAACCCCTTTCTCTATATCCTGCTGAGTGGCAATTTCCGTAAACGTCTGACTCAATGTACCCACATTCAAGGAAAGACAACTGAAAGAGAAATAAACCATTTTGGAAACACACTGAAATCAAGCTTTTAGTGGGTGAACTTGGCTCACTGAGGGCATTAAAAAGCATATTCACCTAAATAAGGCAATATATAGAGTGGGCCCAATAGAATGTAGTAGTAACCTTTATATTTGTGCAAATATGACCCTTAATGTCATATGTCATTAAGGAAATAGGTCTAACATAATGTGACTTTTGTAGATAAGGTTTTGTTCCCTGTTTGGAAACAGgattacattaaataataataataatactacatTAAGATGCATGGACTTTCCAGTGGTTTGTTAGTTATCAGCAGCAGTAACCAATACAGTTACTAAATCACTCAGCCTCGTTAGCCACCAGGACCTGCCCATACCTTGCCCTCAAGttccttgccccccccccccccccccccgactgcCTTTCAATGAGGTCCTATTAGTACTTACCTATCTGAGTCCTCACTATAGCACCTAGTGCTATGTGGTCCCAGGGTgctttgacttttgttttttttaatggttttttggcataatgtttttttgttgttgttatttttaacactgaggaaaaaaaaaaaaactaaaagagagTAAAGACAGGATTATTTCCACTATGTGCTTCTGAATTCAAAAGTCTGAAATCTCTAAGTCTAGAGCCTGGACTCTGGTATTTTAAGACTTTAAGACCTAATACAAGAGGTCACCAGTGTATTTTGTAATTTAATAActtgttattgtttgttgttgttgttgttgtttttggacTTCCAAACCATGGGAAAGGGTAGCATACTATAGTGTTTCAGACTGTTAACCCAACACCTGGCATATCTTCATGTTAAGGAGCATGCCTACATAAGCTAAAGGATATCATTTTCAAATCAGAGACATTCATTACAGACCATTTCTCTTcctgatatatatgtgtgtgtgcatctgtacatatatacatatataatatatatttctatatattagatatatattgcatatgtccataatttgaagaaaaaaatcagtatttttcaGAGCAGAAAGTATTGCTTGTTTCAAATGGCAAATGGAATCTATAAATTAACACCCATCActgaaaaacataaataatttgtatcACTAAAAATTGGATCTAATCTTTAATTGCCTTTCAGGAGAGATTCTAAAAATCCACCTCTCCCTTAGAGCTCAGATTCTCTCTAATAAAAGATCAAACTGGTAAAACGTGTAATATAAACAGTACTTGAAAGACATTGTTCTTGGAACTAAAGTTTAATGCAATAGAAAAATATCTAAAAcatttttagagatttttttttcctgttgcaATATCTAATTGCAGGTATACTTGGTGACAAAAAGTGGGTGCAACCAACTAACCTTTTAGCATTTTAGTTACCATAGTAAAATTTATTCTTGCCTCAAATACCTAAATTCCTTGGGGTATGGGTCTAGGAATCTTCATTTTTAACTTTCCCCAAGTATGATTATTAGTGTTCAAGCATTGAAATGTCTAAGCCAAATAaaagcagacacacacacacacacatacacacacacaaaaaaaaaaaatatatatatatatatatacatatatatatatatacattttgtaaCTTAACAGCTTACTATTGTTTATTGTTATTGGCTTTTTTTAAACACTGGCATTAAATAATCTGGTGTTTTATAAAAACTTTCAAATCTGGAggctattgaaaaataaatttttttctaataatattttcaattatcttAAAATAATTGCAGGCATCAAACATGAAATAATACTTCATAGGTTGAGGAAAGAGTCCCTTCTGTCTATGAGTTGTAAATTAATGTGGTAGCTAATGAAACATGAATGAAGCAGAtgactttttattaatttttggtactttgtatatttttctataaataggCACATTTGTATGCAAATATACAAGGATGGTTTGATACAGCTTCTTGATGTGATATATATTTCTCCTCATAACACATTTATGCATAATTCCAAGTAAATTTCATGACTATTTCAATACATTTGGTTAATACATATTATTTACTCTTTCATAGGCCTTTAAGGTATGCAGAGTGCTTTCTCCATAGCAGCTCTGTTAGTAgcataattttattaatgtcattttattttataaataaaagagtaaataatTTACTCACAATGACACAGCTCATAAATATCAGAATTAGGGGTAAATCTAGTTCTCTTGACAAGTATTCTTTCCATCACACCAAGCTACCTCTTACTActttctgctcattatttcccctTCATGTGCATTCAGATCTAATTAAGTCATTTTAAGTTTGGCGTATTGGTTCTGTTTAGGACTTTCATAAAAACTTCTCAGAAATAACCTTACAACTACATGAAATTGCTTATTACTATGactgtgatttgctgttttcaCTTTTGAGTTTGTCTTGCTAACTCATTCCAAAATTTAATTTGCTTAGCTCAACTTATGCATATCAGAACTTggtcctatatatatataatctatcagAGCCTAGTTAGGACAAGTTCCAGTACCAGAAATAATGGAAACATATGAGCAGGAGactaagaaggaagaagaaaaaagatcaggAAAATTGAAGTCAGTGAAGATGAGAGTCACCAAAAAAAttggaatcaaatgagattcttccttcttccttctcttcttcactcTGTTAGGTCAATTTCATGGACATTGTTCCCATAGTCCTCTATACCTCTTCTGAATTCCTGGATGATgtattctttcttccattttttttcatgttcttttaaaatctgaGTTCATCAGAGAACTCACTGGGTAGTCACATAAGTTTCTTTCCCATTTGGAATTATTCATGACTGTATTGtggttcttttattttattttttaatagtagctttttattttcaaaatacatgttaagatagtcttcaacattcactcttacaaaactttttctccctcctcttcccctcaccctcttcctctagaaaataaataatccaatataaatttaacatgtgcaattcttctaaacatatttccacatctaaTTTATGTTTGTGTTGTaagattttctttcaattcatatTCCTCTTGGGACATAGTgccttttattgtttttgtttatgtgatcATACttgtttctcttaattttttttttgtaaatttctttacTAAAATCATTTAGTACATAAAATTTACTAAAAAGTCAGATCTGACAATGTATCTGACTATGAAATATCATTTCCTGTCCTTCAAAAATGCAAATTTCAGGATAAGAGtaattttcttcctaaaaaaaCTTCTGCATCACCTTTTAGTTCTTTGTTATCagaattatttcaaaagaatattattcttattgtttCATCCACCTTCTGAGAAATGAAATTCTTACCAAGGCAAAAGTTTAACATCTAGTtcaaactcctttattttatagatgagaaaattgagacttaaGAATGTTGAGACATTCACAGTTAAGACCAAGTTTTAAGGCTAACTGAAGGCTGTGATCATGGGCACCATATGATGCAATCAGGGCACCTATCTCATTGGAAATATTTATCCCAGCTAAGCACTGATTCCTAAGTGtccaaaatacaaatacaagcagaaagattctcctgtcctcaaggaacttacattcaataggaaaagacaacacattaaaagaaatagaagtgaaAATAGGAGTGGGAGAATGggggaatgaaaaatgaaaggaccAGGGAGTTGAAGAGTGGTGGGAGTTAGCATTATAGAGAAAGTCCAGGAGGAGAGACAGGAATACTGCCATAAGAATGATAAGTTGGtgtgaagatcacgt
This window contains:
- the MCHR2 gene encoding melanin-concentrating hormone receptor 2, encoding MNSFQPSFWNSTSNPLNLSQSREFSYQSISTAETIILPALIGILCSTGLVGNILIVFTIIRSRKKTIPDIYICNLAVADLVHIIGMPFLIHQWARGGEWVFGSPLCTIITSLDTCNQFACSAIMTVMSLDRYLALVQPFKLTSLRTRSKTIRINLCLWVASFALMLPVWISSKVIKFKDGFESCAFDLASPDDVLWYTLYLTITTFFFPLPLILVCYILILCYTWEMYQQNKKSGCYNPSIPRQRVLRLTRMVLVLVGVFVLSAAPYHVIQLVNLQMAQPTLTFYVSYYFSICLSYASSGINPFLYILLSGNFRKRLTQCTHIQGKTTEREINHFGNTLKSSF